The following coding sequences are from one Camarhynchus parvulus chromosome 1, STF_HiC, whole genome shotgun sequence window:
- the BRCA2 gene encoding breast cancer type 2 susceptibility protein isoform X2 — MLFNCSGNLMDKKMACEPVERPTFFEIFKAHCNESDLGPISLNWFEELSAEAPPYEPKSFGEVDGPSGWLDQTAFKTPRTKPSTYSQLASTPLLFKEQNAILPPSSPEKEPDQKKIGANRENLISPSNTRRKIDQENEMLTSPPGTFHNCLTASPTILRNTYRTPQRNNIPGPYGSLFYTPKLLEVRTPKCISESLGAEVDPDMSWSSSLATPPTLGETVIIARENDSVSEAKRQDGRADTILHNCFSKHDKCPGISDASMLSVPETVKLNAEDDIKDLESEVLDGLLGEMDSFEDTLNMPAESSGTLLLMPHALDAVEKYEINPDKTQQKGDVLSQQPNGRKNGISQEVKTNSWTENSHCTRVNGSLLQNTSEDTGDGKDGCLIGHEKEFESLRNAGDVHDYRTHKSFGNERPVKEGVHSPSSQWSQLNLSGLDETHLEMSVCSSPPSDLRREENLEEKLLLMAKDDAVETSVVNSSGLLKAQKLLSVDLSEKCCQMKNTENNPTSETTPVKSASLSVQDPELVKGCAAEVSKMSCLNCNSFLMEHANVTECSVVHSDKLSTHLKAASKSVITDVHPLTCSAKSPDNCDDLHLINSENTLTKPGFKNLKMLPSLRKKSKKFIYRLNNTLLYQEEKIQKEVTSESPTHSALPHLESDSYKFRGCLVASDVEQDHFLPAEEKLLESNTRTKNFSISTLKMDIMDKSSDNSFSDRLKQQDLRDLGENAGEDQPAASIKCLEVSNTLEEDTKNSSNNEILSNIKRNVLTSACLMARKCSKFLPKSCALGKGEEDKDMGAKVNDTSSVPQSLKELGSSPRDKELLVDIHSDSTSVTNSSSHNTLCQINFGITGVSSDCCNKLSPSKKHSADQRSGVDCREVPRPLGIKCSENDSTVLKQGEKTDAAAFSEDVANNEDPKPAENSKIPQAAAFSNVAVDISQELLDCVDNNSLNEVISAEDKQVAPMYSSKMPNKNLKCKGESSVTLNACSLNLGFSGFQTASNKQIKFSEASIAKGRMLFKDIENECFEASSMERVRNFSRQVQKENLLFSDSKSKLGSNLSDSSDSQASFLELRHTQFTPHKVGLCKSFSRTPQALQEASQTLTASQEAEIAELSSILEETGSQFEFTQFRKQSNTIQSHSLQQLGAVETNGTKNVENISETSKDVGACSTFKSENQVKNDKYCTQEEDTNEDTELVKNEKENAVVFHENDKKVTFTNLDINESRRSDESFPIAKQDSFSNFIGFTSAGGKKINISKAALSRSAELFRDLDDDNYLFKSSETGTGCRNSKGSMSSNSHFSRYLTKESKERTAHVSDFKSNNAVSHTGSISYHAQNKNDENTSTAFKENMENKAKISANNTENVSFSSINNINSLLATKNHKQNYKTSKQILTRGDDEGNLQDHSLDVTCLEDAVTIVEEHSLNTSYEMENQSPKQKGEDRKEDECLSPKLLAPGGDISIPDAALDHSLPLFSVQCGEGDVNVLENADKLKTNCKNMAEDTTHDKDLLVNERRIKISSYHHYQIPLEQEVNVGENEVEGSYLTGFHTASGKKIAIADGFLAKAEQFFADVDVGKEHNDNFENLIKKRECGKNCVKDCDLCIENVAQCDSEKLNFNEKLVAEELGDQFNQAIESSPIKHAATLDPAEGDTFVDLGEACEGSLVTSHAHKKADVRPGKPELESLKGQESDAHLSEDGKFLAEKKLDCSPRKRDDSGNIEDFPVHSAASLHLINVPHDLEDNCVPRDTKNTLFVEEGNNKADQSLLLDAKSCFYMNDDSKEFNLEHLNEPAADKNCFTDTIASTCQNQSQVSLFDEETSFNRLKETTLRAAKQRGDLKQTMFSTAKGKAVSVSESALASVRQMFQDCSEAVQYEIEPNSRKNQTEIARNSSVVLHTECPNSAQFLNAATSEEINSATSQFIEVNASTDEDSYQERNTSVDAKSASNSQKQSFEQNIKLLGHFVPNKQIKPSDASTSNFGFFSTAGGKPVQLSEESLRKARQLFSEMEGNHSPHVQEAFLVEEDVEKSKMHTEVLPRKMQVVSSKGEENTSPELISDSAFGFSTASGKQVKVSKDAYQKAKAILEESDYFLSSGLCTTDQLSSIKDSGECVKSSTDKVISEFKTEKSCNQDSDFKNICPQETKYFPSTHHVKMPKPTPYNQKNKQLASFKNNFQQEQTESFGKGQLNLWLKPESEAISCSATAKAEINTNLQSPKNYLEVEAEESARAFMEDSFSSSGVQINAAQTFSGRLDKNFQKKTFGKRHFEENNSLGEPPIKRQLLLEFNRTKNSPRSLKASKSTPDGIFKDRRKFMYHVPLKPITCQPFGSTKERHEVKNPTLTLPDQDFRGFQSKPAIFQHCALRHSSDSATGVSTPCKALAKDSEETKSLYKTGKTAKTFIPPFKTKLTFSACEQGSSSSRCDSPISKSMTKEMELNQIRAEQNTAGPQDQQPCIQHAADTDLGNGNLAMARMVTNLRCARDLQEMRIKKKCRQNIHSQPGTLYVIKTSASSRIPLKTAVEEKSPNFYSTEELYTYGVSKQCVQVNSTNAESFQFLIKDFFSNEYLLAGNGMQLADGGWLIPTDEGKAGKKEFYRALCDTPGVDPNLITEAWVYNHYRWIVWKLAAMEVSFPHEFANRCLTPEMVLLQLKYRYDLEVDKSKRSAIKKIMERDDAAGKTLVLCISKIISLNTVVSPSSSNKNMESKKAAALIEVTDGWYGIRALLDPPLKAFLDRRRLTVGQKIIVHGAELVGPQNGCTPLEAPDSLMLKISANSTRRVRWHTKLGFHRDPRPFPVPLASLYSEGGAVGCIDVVIQRTYPIQWMEKTSAGSYIFRNSRAEEREAAKHAEDQQKKLEALFAKIQAEYEKHEERTSRTPRSRIVTRQQIHNLQDGAELYEAIQSASDPGYMEGYLSDDQLKALKAYRQLMNDKKQTQMQEQFKKALESAEQEANGCYKRDVSAVWRLYVVDYRKQEKHKGAVLSVWRPLPDVCSLLKEGARYRIFQLSASQPRGRADSTNVQLTATKKTQYLQLAVSQEMLVQIFFPRKALEFTSLLDPSFQPPCAEVDLVGVVISVSRTGFTTVVYLSDESYNLVAVKIWTDLRHLAIEDVVVRCSLISASNLQWQSEFKSEIPVLLAGDLSLFSASPKECYLQEKVNELRSVIENVPSFCSDAESKLMNLLGRNLLLTPSLPKRCGLESPSPSCSRAEDRSLISSRIEMKHPSPLSTSTPNMELVTPASAKTPSPATIKENYLKTSKKRKAMDFLSCIPAPPPLTPICSVISPSVKRAFQPPRSLGLQHGKSRKGTDQNIGLVTPCRKVRETVHLPENDLVADEELAMINTQALMNNLPEEKKMDSVNENRNATATTLSDDLSSRNSSRCTGEANNSSKAVLK, encoded by the exons AT gCTTTTCAACTGTTCTGGTAATTTAATGGATAAGAAAATGGCTTGCGAACCTGTGGAAAGACCaactttctttgaaatatttaaggcACATTGCAATGAATCAG ATTTAGGGCCCATCAGTCTTAATTGGTTTGAAGAACTCAGCGCAGAAGCACCCCCATATGAGCCCAAATCCTTTGGAGAGGTTGATGGGCCCTCTGGCTGGCTTGAtcaaacagcttttaaaactcCAAGGACAAAACCCTCTACATACAGTCAGCTGGCATCAACCCCACTGCTctttaaagaacaaaatgcaATATTGCCACCTTCTTCTCCTGAAAAAGAGccagatcagaaaaaaataggagcaa ATAGAGAGAATTTGATAAGCCCAAGtaacacaagaagaaaaatagaccaagaaaatgaaatgcttaCTTCTCCTCCTGGTACCTTCCACAACTGCCTCACTGCTAG tccAACTATTTTAAGGAATACTTACAGAACACCTCAGAGAAATAATATCCCTG GTCCATATGGAAGCTTGTTTTACACACCAAAACTTTTGGAG GTCAGAACtccaaaatgtatttctgaaagtCTGGGAGCAGAAGTGGATCCAGATATGTCCTGGTCAAGTTCTTTAGCCACACCTCCTACCCTTGGTGAAACTGTGATAATAG CTAGAGAGAATGATTCTGTTTCTGAAGCAAAGCGACAGGATGGAAGGGCTGATACA ATTTTGCACAACTGTTTTTCCAAGCATGATAAATGTCCTGGGATAAGTGATGCAAGTATGCTGTCTGTACCAGAGACAGTAAAGCTAAATGCTGAAGATGACATCAAAGATTTGG AGTCAGAGGTGTTAGATGGCTTACTGGGTGAGATGGATAGCTTTGAGGACACACTCAACATGCCAGCTGAATCCAGTGGAACTCTTCTGCTGATGCCACATGCTCTGGATGCAGTAGAGAAATATGAGATAAATCCAgataaaacacaacaaaaggGGGATGTTCTCTCTCAGCAGCCTAATGGAAGAAAGAATGGCATTTCACAGGAAGTCAAAACAAATAGCTGGACTGAAAACAGCCACTGTACTCGAGTGAACGGTTCTTTACTCCAAAACACCAGTGAAGATACAGGAGATGGTAAAGATGGCTGTTTAATAGGACATGAAAAGGAATTTGAGTCTCTTAGGAATGCAGGAGATGTGCATGATTATAGAACACACAAGTCCTTTGGGAATGAGAGGCCTGTGAAAGAAGGTGTGCACTCTCCATCAAGCCAGTGGTCTCAGCTGAACTTGTCTGGTCTTGACGAAACTCACCTGGAGATGTCTGTATGTAGCTCTCCACCCTCCGACTTGCGTAGGGAGgaaaatttagaagaaaagttATTACTAATGGCCAAGGATGATGCTGTGGAAACATCTGTAGTGAACTCTTCAGGCTTGTTAAAAGCACAAAAGCTGTTGAGTGTGGATTTGTCAGAAAAATGCTGTCaaatgaaaaacactgaaaacaaccCAACATCAGAAACAACTCCAGTAAAATCTGCGTCATTGAGTGTTCAAGATCCAGAGTTAGTAAAAGGATGTGCGGCTGAGGTTTCCAAAATGAGCTGCTTAAActgtaattcttttttaatggaACATGCAAATGTCACAGAGTGTTCTGTAGTCCACAGTGACAAGCTTTCCACACATTTAAAAGCAGCTTCCAAATCTGTCATAACTGATGTTCACCCACTTACGTGTAGTGCCAAATCTCCAGATAACTGTGATGACCTCCATTTAATAAATAGTGAAAATACTCTTACAAAGCCTGGTTTTAAAAACCTGAAGATGTTACCCAGTCTGAGAAAGAAGTCCAAGAAATTTATTTATAGACTAAATAATACTTTACTgtatcaagaagaaaaaatacaaaaagaagtAACCTCTGAATCACCTACTCATTCTGCATTGCCACATTTGGAATCTGATTCATACAAATTTAGAGGCTGTCTGGTGGCCAGTGATGTTGAACAAG ACCACTTTCTTCCTGCTGAGGAAAAGCTTTTGGAATCAAATACGAGGACAAAGAACTTCAGCatttctactttaaaaatgGATATAATGGATAAGTCATCTGATAATTCCTTCAGTGATAGGCTGAAACAACAAGACCTGAGAGACTTGGGGGAAAATGCAGGAGAGGATCAACCTGCTGCATCAATAAAATGCTTGGAAGTATCTAATACGCTGGAGGAAGACacaaaaaattcttcaaataaTGAGATTCTTTCAAATATAAAACGTAATGTTCTGACTTCAGCATGCCTAATGGCAAGAAAATGttccaaatttctccccaaaagcTGTGCTTTAGGGAAAGGTGAAGAAGATAAGGACATGGGTGCTAAGGTGAATGATACATCTTCTGTACCTCAGAGCCTGAAAGAGCTTGGGTCTTCTCCTAGGGACAAGGAACTCTTGGTTGATATTCACAGTGACTCTACATCTGTGACAAACAGCAGTTCCCATAATACATTGTGTCAAATCAACTTTGGTATAACTGGAGTCAGTAGTGACTGTTGCAATAAATTATCACCCAGTAAAAAGCATTCTGCAGACCAGAGGTCAGGAGTTGACTGTAGAGAAGTACCCAGACCCCTGGGAATAAAGTGCTCAGAAAATGACAGTACTGTATTAAAACAAGGGGAGAAAACAGATGCAGCTGCCTTTTCAGAGGATGTAGCCAACAATGAAGACCCAAAGccagctgaaaacagcaaaatcccTCAAGCAGCTGCATTCAGTAATGTAGCTGTAGACATTTCTCAAGAATTATTAGATTGTGTAGATAATAATTCTTTAAATGAAGTCATTTCTGCAGAAGATAAGCAAGTAGCACCAATGTATTCCAGCAAAATGCCAAACAAGAACCTAAAGTGTAAAGGGGAATCATCAGTGACACTTAATGCATGCAGTTTGAATCTGGGCTTCAGTGGCTTTCAGACTGCTTCTAATAAGCAGATTAAATTCTCTGAAGCCAGTATAGCAAAAGGCAGAATGCTGTTCAAAGATATTGAAAATGAATGCTTTGAAGCTTCTTCCATGGAAAGAGTCAGAAACTTTTCACGTCAagttcaaaaggaaaatttgctATTCTCAGATTCAAAAAGCAAGCTGGGCAGTAATTTATCTGATTCTTCAGATTCGCAGGCAAGTTTTCTTGAGCTCAGGCATACACAGTTTACTCCACATAAAGTTGGCTTGTGTAAAAGCTTTTCTAGAACTCCACAAGCCTTGCAAGAAGCAAGTCAAACCTTGACAGCAAGCCAAGAAGCTGAAATTGCTGAACTTTCCAGTATCTTGGAAGAAACAGGTAGTCAGTTTGAATTTACACAGTTTAGAAAGCAAAGTAACACAATACAAAGTCACAGCTTACAACAATTAGGAGCTGTAGAAACAAATGGAACAAAGAatgtagaaaatatttctgaaacaagCAAAGATGTGGGGGCTTGTAGCACTTTTAAATCGGAAAATCAAGTAAAAAATGACAAGTATTGTACTCAGGAGGAAGACACAAATGAAGACACTGAAttagtgaaaaatgaaaaagaaaatgcagtggTTTTCCACGAAAATGATAAAAAGGTTACTTTTACTAACTTAGACATAAATGAAAGTAGAAGATCTGATGAGAGCTTTCCCATAGCTAAGCAGGACAGCTTTTCTAATTTCATAGGCTTTACTTCAGCtggaggtaaaaaaataaatatttcaaaagcagctttgagTAGGTCTGCAGAGCTCTTCAGAGACTTGGATGACGATAACTATTTGTTCAAATCTTCTGAAACTGGTACAGGATGTCGCAATTCAAAAGGATCTATGTCTTCTAACAGTCATTTTTCGAGATACCtgacaaaagaaagcaaagaaagaactGCTCATGtttcagatttcaaaagcaATAATGCTGTTTCCCACACAGGTTCCATTTCCTACCatgcacagaataaaaatgatgaaaatacTAGTACAGCATTcaaggaaaatatggaaaacaaggcaaaaataTCAGCAAATAATACTGAAAATGTTAGCTTCAGTAGTATTAACAATATCAACAGCCTGTTAGCCACTAAAAATCATAAGCAGAATTATAAAACTTCCAAACAAATTTTAACTCGAGGAGATGATGAAGGCAATTTGCAAGACCACTCATTAGATGTAACATGTCTAGAAGATGCTGTTACAATTGTAGAAGAACACAGTTTAAATACGTCATATGAAATGGAAAACCAGTCTCCTAAGCAGAAAGGAGAAgacagaaaggaagatgaatgtTTGTCACCAAAACTCCTGGCTCCTGGTGGTGATATATCCATTCCTGATGCAGCTTTGGATCATTCTCTGCCCTTGTTCAGTGTACAGTGCGGAGAAGGAGATGTAAATGTTTTAGAGAACGctgataaattaaaaacaaattgtaAAAATATGGCAGAAGACACCACTCACGATAAGGACCTGCTAGTGaatgaaagaagaataaaaatcagttcTTACCATCATTATCAAATACCTCTTGAACAAGAGGTAAACGTGGGGGAAAATGAAGTGGAAGGAAGTTATCTGACTGGTTTTCATACTGCTAGTGGCAAGAAAATAGCAATTGCTGATGGATTTTTGGCTAAAGCGGAACAGTTTTTTGCAGATGTTGATGTAGGAAAGGAACATAATGACAATTTTGAGAATCTCATCAAGAAAAGGGAATGTGGCAAGAACTGTGTTAAAGACTGCGATTTATGTATTGAAAACGTTGCTCAGTGTGACTCAGAAAAACtcaattttaatgaaaagcttGTTGCTGAAGAGCTTGGAGATCAGTTTAATCAGGCAATAGAGAGCAGTCCTATTAAACATGCTGCAACTCTTGATCCTGCTGAAGGAGATACATTTGTTGATCTAGGTGAAGCTTGTGAAGGGAGTTTGGTAACTTCACATGCGCATAAGAAAGCTGATGTCAGACCTGGAAAGCCAGAATTGGAATCCCTTAAAGGACAGGAAAGTGATGCTCATTTGTCTGAAGATGGAAAATTCCTGGCAGAGAAAAAGTTGGACTGCTCACCAAGAAAAAGGGATGATTCAGGAAATATAGAGGATTTTCCTGTGcactctgcagcttctctgcattTAATAAACGTACCACATGACCTTGAAGACAACTGTGTGCCTAGAGAtacaaaaaatactttatttgtTGAGGAGGGCAACAATAAAGCTGATCAGTCACTCCTTTTAGAtgcaaaaagctgcttttacaTGAATGATGACAGTAAGGAATTCAACTTAGAACATTTAAATGAACCTGCTGCTGATAAAAATTGCTTCACAGACACCATAGCCAGTACTTGCCAAAATCAGTCACAAGTCAGTCTTTTTGATGAGGAAACTAGTTTTAACAGGTTAAAAGAAACAACACTTAGGGCTGCAAAGCAAAGGGGTGATCTGAAACAAACCATGTTTAGCACAGCAAAAGGGAAAGCTGTATCTGTTTCAGAAAGTGCATTAGCAAGTGTCAGACAAATGTTTCAAGACTGCAGTGAGGCTGTGCAATATGAAATTGAGCCTAACTCAAGAAAGAATCAAACAGAAATTGCTAGAAATTCATCTGTAGTCCTTCACACTGAGTGTCCTAATTCTGctcaatttttaaatgctgcaaCAAGTGAAGAGATTAATTCAGCCACATCCCAATTTATTGAAGTAAATGCAAGTACTGATGAAGACAGTTACCAAGAAAGAAACACATCTGTAGATGCAAAGTCTGCTTCAAATTCGCAGAAGCAATCCTTTGAGCAGAATATTAAACTTTTAGGGCACTTTGTTCCAAATAAGCAGATAAAGCCATCAGATGCTTCTACAAgcaattttggattttttagtaCAGCAGGTGGAAAGCCTGTACAGCTTTCAGAAGAGTCACTCAGGAAAGCTAGACAGCTCTTTTCTGAAATGGAAGGTAATCATTCACCACATGTACAAGAAGCATTTTTAGTTGAAGAAGATGTTGAAAAGTCTAAAATGCACACTGAAGTACTTCCTAGGAAAATGCAGGTAGTGTCAtcaaaaggggaagaaaatacCAGCCCCGAATTGATTTCAGATTCTGCTTTTGGCTTCAGCACTGCTAGTGGAAAGCAGGTAAAAGTTTCTAAAGATGCCTATCAAAAAGCAAAGGCAATTTTAGAAGAATCTGATTACTTTTTGAGTAGTGGGCTTTGTACTACAGATCAGCTTAGTTCAATTAAAGACAGTGGTGAATGTGTAAAATCTTCAACAGATAAGGTGATCTCAGaattcaaaactgaaaaaagctGCAATCAAGACTCTGACTTTAAAAACATCTGCCCTCAGGaaacaaagtattttccaaGCACTCACCATGTCAAAATGCCTAAGCCCACACCATAcaatcagaaaaacaaacagttggcatcatttaaaaataactttcagcAAGAGCAAACTGAATCTTTTGGAAAAGGCCAGCTGAATCTGTGGTTAAAACCAGAGTCTGAAGCAATTTCATGCAGTGCTACTGCTAAAGCAGAAATTAATACTAATCTCCAAAGTCCAAAAAATTACTTGGAAGTAGAGGCTGAAGAAAGTGCAAGAGCTTTTATGGAAGACAGTTTTTCCAGTTCTGGAGTGCAAATTAATGCTGCACAGACCTTCAGTGGCAGACTGGATAAAAACTTCCAAAAGAAGACCTTTGGGAAGAGGCACTTTGAAGAAAACAACTCACTTG GTGAACCTCCAATTAAGAGGCAGCTTCTGCTTGAATTTAACAGAACAAAGAATTCCCCCAGGTCTTTGAAAGCTTCAAAAAGCACCCCTGATG GCATTttcaaagacagaagaaaatttatGTACCATGTGCCTTTAAAACCCATAACTTGTCAGCCTTTTGG GTCAACTAAAGAACGACACGAAGTCAAGAATCCTACCCTTACCCTGCCAGATCAAGACTTCAGAGGattccaatctaaacctgccaTTTTTCAGCACTGTGCTCTCAGGCACTCTTCAGACAGTGCTACAGGGGTTTCCACTCCCTGTAAGGCCTTGGCAAAAGACagtgaagaaacaaaaagtttgTACAAAACTGGCAAAACTGCTAAAACTTTTATTCCACCCTTCAAAACCAAGCTGACATTTTCTGCGTGCgaacaaggcagcagcagcagcagatgtgacTCACCCATCAGCAAAAGTATGACCAAAGAGATGGAACTAAATCAGATCAGAGCTGAACAAAATACTGCTGGCCCTCAAGATCAACAGCCTTGTATCCAGCATGCAGCAGACACTGACCTAGGAAATGGCAATTTAG ctATGGCCAGGATGGTGACAAATCTCCGCTGTGCCAGAGATCTGCAGGAAatgagaattaaaaagaaatgtaggCAAAATATTCATTCACAGCCAGGCACTCTTTATGTCATTAAAACATCTGCAAGCAGTAGAATCCCTCTGAAAACTGCAGTGGAAGAGAAATCTCCTAACTTTTATTCTACAGAAGAG ctgtacaCATACGGTGTTTCTAAACAGTGTGTACAAGTTAACAGCACAAATGCAGAATCTTTCCAGTTTCTCATCAAAGACTTTTTCAGTAATGAGTATTTATTAGCTGGAAATGGAATGCAGCTTGCTGATGGAGGATGGCTAATACCTACAGAtgagggaaaagctgggaaaaaggAGTTTTACAG agccctctgtgACACTCCTGGCGTGGATCCCAACCTAATCACAGAGGCCTGGGTTTACAATCACTACAGATGGATTGTATGGAAATTGGCAGCCATGGAAGTGTCTTTCCCACATGAATTTGCTAACAGATGTTTGACACCAGAAATGGTCCTGTTGCAGTTGAAATATAG GTATGATTTGGAAGTTGATAAAAGTAAACGATCAGCGAtcaaaaaaataatggaaagagATGATGCAGCAGGTAAAACACTTGTACTGTGCATTTCCAAAATCATATCACTGAACACAGTTGTATCTCCTAGCAGTAGCAATAAGAACATGGAAagtaaaaaagcagcagctttaatTGAAGTTACTGATGGCTGGTATGGGATCAGAGCTCTTCTGGATCCACCTCTCAAAGCTTTCTTAGATAGAAGAAGGCTGACTGTTGGTCAGAAGATCATAGTGCATGGAGCAGAACTTGTTGGTCCTCAAAATGGATGTACACCATTGGAAGCCCCAGATTCCCTTATGTTaaag ATCTCAGCAAACAGCACTCGCCGTGTGCGATGGCACACCAAGCTGGGATTCCATCGGGATCCCAGACCTTTCCCTGTGCCTTTGGCATCACTTTACAGTGAGGGCGGTGCAGTGGGCTGTATTGATGTGGTTATTCAAAGAACCTACCCTATTCAG tggatGGAAAAGACGTCAGCTGGTTCTTACATTTTTCGTAACAGCCGAGCTGAAGAAAGGGAAGCTGCCAAGCACGCAGAGGATCAGCAAAAGAAACTGGAAGCTCTGTTTGCAAAAATCCAAGCAGAATATGAAAAGCATGAAG AGAGAACCAGTAGAACACCAAGATCACGGATCGTCACAAGACAGCAAATCCATAATTTGCAAGATGGTGCAGAACTTTATGAAGCAATTCAGAGTGCATCTGATCCTGGTTATATGGAG GGATATCTCAGTGATGACCAATTAAAAGCCTTGAAGGCTTACAGGCAGCTGATGAAtgacaaaaaacaaactcaGATGCAGGAACAATTCAAGAAGGCTTTAGAGTCAGCAGAACAGGAAGCAAATGGTTGTTACAAAAGGGACGTGTCTGCAGTATGGAGATTATATGTGGTAGACtacagaaagcaagaaaaacataaaG GAGCAGTGCTGAGTGTCTGGCGCCCGCTGCCCGATGTGTGTTCCTTGCTGAAGGAAGGTGCTCGCTACAGGATCTTCCAGCTGTcagcatcccagcccagggggaGGGCAGACTCCACCAATGTCCAGTTAACAGCCACCAAGAAAACTCAGTACCTACAGCTAGCA GTATCACAGGAGATGCTGGTACagattttctttccaagaaaGGCTCTAGAATTCACCAGTTTGTTGGATCCTTCTTTTCAGCCACCATGTGCTGAAGTGGATTTAGTCGGTGTTGTAATTTCTGTTAGCAGAACAG gTTTCACTACTGTGGTATATTTGTCTGATGAAAGCTATAATTTAGTGGCAGTAAAGATCTGGACAGATCTCAGACACTTGGCTATTGAAGATGTAGTTGTCCGCTGCTCACTCATTTCTGCAAGCAACCTTCAGTGGCAGTCTGAATTCAAATCAGAAATTCCCGTGCTGTTGGCTGGAGATCTTTCTTTATTCTCAGCCAGTCCAAAGGAATGCTATCTTCAAGAGAAGGTTAATGAACTGAGAAGTGTGATAGAG AATGTGCCCTCCTTTTGCTCTGATGCAGAAAGTAAACTGATGAATTTGCTAGGAAGAAATCTCTTGCTGACACCCAGTTTACCTAAAAGATGTGGTTTGGAAAgcccctctccttcctgcagccgTGCAGAGGATAGAAGTTTG ATCTCTTCTAGAATTGAAATGAAGCATCCAAGCCCTTTGTCAACTAGCACACCAAATATGGAACTTGTCACACCAGCGTCAGCAAAAACACCTTCACCTGCTACAATTAAGGAAAACTAtctcaaaaccagcaaaaagagaaaagctatGGACTTCCTCAGCTGCATACCTGCCCCTCCACCACTGACACCAATATGTTCAGTAATTTCTCCATCTGTTAAAAGAGCATTTCAGCCTCCACGAAGTTTGGGTTTACAGCATGGCAAGTCACGTAAAGGGACAGATCAGAATATTGGCCTTGTCACCCCTTGCAGAAAAGTGAGAGAAACTGTTCATCTTCCTGAGAATGACCTGGTTGCTGATGAAGAACTGGCAATGATTAATACACAAGCACTCATGAATAATTTaccagaagaaaagaagatggATTCTGTAAATGAAAACAGGAATGCAACTGCTACTACTTTATCTGATGATCTTTCATCCAGAAATAGTTCCAGGTGTACTGGGGAAGCAAATAACTCATCAAAAGCAGTTCTGAAGTAG